Below is a genomic region from Alosa sapidissima isolate fAloSap1 chromosome 19, fAloSap1.pri, whole genome shotgun sequence.
GGAGTCTGAAAAGGCTCTAGTGGTGAGTATAGATTTTATACTTTTGGGCAACTAGGTATGCTACACAGAAATATTTTCTTATTTTAGGAGATCGATTTATGGGAAGCCCTTTGTAAATCTATAATCAAAAGATTATGCACCCTCAGAGGTGTATGATGAATCGTGTCTCTGATGGAGAACAGGCGTAGTTTCCCAAAGCTGGTTTCAGTGGGGTACCCACCATGCAGAATGAAAATTGCCCAATGCTTCCCTCCACATGTTCTCAATAATTGTTGTGCTAACTCAGAATGTGGTCCTGTCTTTCAGGCTGAAGGCCAGAATTCTAAGGACCAGCAGATGGACCCTTTCACAAGGAGGCAGTGCCAGCCCACCATGGTGTCCAATGTGAGTGTGCAAGCAACAGCTTTCTTTTGCCGGAGAGACTCCAAAACGTTAAGAATATGTATAGATGAAGGTCCTCTTGTCTTCTGGTCCTCCATCAATATCATCTTCTGTCCCTGCAAGGAGAATCTTGGTGGAGTTTTTTTTTGACCATACAGTTGTTGTGTCGGAGCTGCTCTAATTGTACTTTTAAAATCTAATGCAATTTTAACTGGTTGACAGGCCAGAGACCCCACAGTTCACGCCGCTATCATCGCCCATCTGAACCAGAAATATGGTTCCGGTTCAGCAGCCCAGGAGAACGCCCTAGACAGTCACATACAGGTAAACCGTGACTTCAATTGACACGCCTTCCTTTATTGCCATTGGTCAACCTTACTTGGTGACTTAATTAGTTGTGCTGGTACGTGCAGGGACACGGAAGCCAGAAAGACAAAGACATCACCAAGACAACAAGCGACCTCTCAGAAGACCTCTTCAAAGTTCACGACTTTGACGTGAAGATTGACCTTCAGGTCCCCACTGCAGGTGAGGCTTGATGTCGGTCTTGGACACTTATCGAGATGATGCTAGACTGATGTCATGAATAGTTTTTAACTCATGCCTTCTTCCTGTCGCTCAGAGACCAAGTCTTTGTCGGTGAGCTCCAACTCTCTGCCAGTGAAGGATGGAGCCCCGCGACGCTCACTCAACCTGGAGGACTATAAGAAGAGGCGGGGACTCATCTGAAGGACCTTCGAGCTTCCTCATTCACCCTGCATGTGTTAGCCATAGGAGGTGGGGCACTAGGGCGAAGGATAcccttctgtgagtgtgtgtgtgtatgtgtgtggcctgCATACATACAATGGGATGGTTTGTATGATTGAAATTAAGAGTATGTGTGGATGTGAGAGAAACctaaaaaggtgtgtgtgtttgtgtgtgtgtgtgtgtgtgtgtgtgtgtgtgtgtgtgtgtgtgtgtgtgtgtgtgagaaacctaaataggtgtgggtgtgtgtgtgtggcctgcatACATATAAATGAATGGTTTATGATTGAAATTAAGAGTATGTTTGGACGTATGTGAGAGAAacttaaacgtgtgtgtgtgtggcctgcatACATGCAAATGAATGGTATGTATGATTGAAATTAAGAGTATGTGTGGACATATGTGTCAGAAacttaaacgtgtgtgtgtgtgtgtgagaaacctaaataggtgtgggtgggtgtgtgtgtgtgagtgagagagaaagagcaaaaagAATATGAGAGCATTTCATTAGAGAAATGGTTCAAAGTATTGGGGCTGTATTTGAGTGTGGATGTACATGAAATCAGTTTTCAGAGTGTGTGACTGCGAGCAAGCAATTGTTCAGCCCAAAAAGTGAGAGGTTAtattaaatgaaaaaaattcATGGGATTACTCTAGGGGGAAAGGCTGTCCACTGGTTATTTGCGTTGTGCAGAGTCGTACTCGGAATTGTGTTTTCCGTAgttatttcttattttttttaagcgtatatatatgaaatatattaatTATTTTTCCCTCATTGGCATTCTCATAGGTTCATATCTTTTTATATCCTGTCCACTTTTGCGAGGGGCTCTGTGCTTGTGCATTCATTTTAGAAGAAGGACATGCTCATAAGACTTTGGCTCTTCTTTGACACCCAAAACACCTGACCTGGAATGAATGTTCTTTTTGTAATTTATCCTtcgtatatatttttttcaaccTACTTTGGAAACGTAACATACGGTTACATTTGGGAAGGGAAACTGAAAACAAGAATATGGGACTATGTCTCTGTTTTTCCATCGCAAAACTCCACCAATAAAACTTTCTCCGGGTACTGaagtgtttcctttttttttttttttttcttccttcaaAAAAAAGATAATCCTGTGTCTCCATTTTCATGCCCTCATTTCTTTCTCACACAGGGCGGGTTTTAAGTGTTATGGATTGTGTCCTTAGGTCTTGTATTGATGTGGCATGCCATGTAAATATGCGATTTGGAGTGAGTGCAGCAAAATAAAGAGGCACTGTTTCGTACATGGTGGTCTTTGTCTTACTCCCCTCTGTGGTCATACAACGTATAGACGTAGGATGTAAGTACATACCGGTACTGAGACTGAGACTACAGTGTGTAGGAACTTGAAGAAAGTAATACAAGTTTAGACGTATCAGTTTTTATAAAATATCAGTTTTCTTCAGTTCTATCAGTTTGCCATAACTTGCTATGATTATTGTGCGAGTGGCAATTGCAGTCAGTGCAAGACGGAGAAAAAAACAGGCAATATGACGGGCACTTTGTTTTGGGTCCTTCCTGAAGTTCCTGGTCCACGTCAAGCAAGCAGGATTTGGGACGTAGAGGTCTGATAAATACCGAGGGTATGATACTTGATCTTACGTTTTTTTTACTTAACGGTATACCAACTAACCAAAATAATGGCATTAATCTGGATTGAGTTTTAGAATGTATTAGCCTCGTTTCTGCTATTTCTTACAACAGATAATCGGCAAAGGTATAGTAACGTTAGCATGATTGTTTCATGAAAGCTCGTCAAGGCTAACACATAGACAAGCTGTAAGGGCATGATTTGGAAGAAATGTTTTGAGGTTTCGCGCTGTCAAACATTTATCGATATTCTTTGGAAAGCGCTTACTGATTTGCTTAATAATCAACCATAAGAGTTTTGCTTAACAGTTCAAAATTGTGTGGCATGTGCATAACACTCTTTTGCTAGCTGTGCTAACCAATTAAATGTCTGTTCTTTGAAGGAAAACGTGAGCTAGTGCGTTGCTGTTTCTTAACGCATATAACGTTAACCGTATCCCGAAACATATCCAGGCATTTTTGGTAGTGTGTGTCCTACTTCAATCTCCATTCGACTCACGACTCATGTTTCATTAGCGTGTATCGTGAGTCAAAAACAGCTAGCCAACCATAGCACTGGTAACCATTCATTGTAGTGGGGGGGGAAGTAGGCTAATCGTTGTAAAACTGTCAACCCATCTCTTTCATTACTGTGCTCGAAATATGTGTGTTGCATGGCAGTGATGCATCGTGTCAATGGCGGTGTGACTACTCAGTGACTAACACGCGAAATTATCattacatatttattttatcagggGGGCAGTATGTCTTGGTTTGCCGATCTAGCAGGAAAGGCTGAGGAACTTTTGAACAAGGTCGATCAAGGGGCAGCCACTGCATTGACTAAGCACCAAAGTCGCAAGTCCTCCTTCCCTTCCTCATACAACGAAGCAGAAGCATTTCAATACAGTAATGCTGGCTTCAGCACAGTAGAATCAGACACTCCGCACCAATACCAGAGCTCCTCTCAAGATAAAGGACATGACTTCATCTCTGCAGCTGCGGACAACATCAAAAAATCCAAAGCCACGCTGTTGGCAGGCACTGCCAATGTGTCCACTGTCACACCTTTGGGTTCAGCCTGTGCCAGCTCCACCAAGGCCACCTCTGGCTTCGTCCGGCCCAAGAAGACTGAGGATGTGGATGACGACCTCCTCTTCATGTTTTTGAATAGTTCTGACCCACCGCAGGGCGAGAGGCGGGATGTGAGGCGAGAGCTCCCTCGAGTGGCAGGTCCTGCTGAGGAGGTGGAACCAGCCACCGCTGCCCCACTGGCAGTACCATCTGCCCCTTCCACTCCCCCCTCCACCAGAGGCCTGTCTCGAACATCTAGTATTAGCTCGCTGTCTGCCAGTGTCCACAGTGTTAAGACTGAGGATGGGTCCGTCAAAGATCACAACCAAGGTGAGCATGTTTTGAGTGGACTGGACACCACTCATCATGGAATACCATTGCCCAAGATTCATCATAACCCTCTTTTACAAAACTCTTATTTTGCATTAAGGTTATAATATTACATGTGTCGGTAGtatgttttctgtttttctggAGATGTCAGTGGTCTGTCATCGGTTTCACTTCTATTGTTTATTAGTCCTAAAAGCAAAGGCTGTCATTATCCAAAAGAGTGGCCTGCACTATTCTTTTTCTTGTCACTTCTCATAGACTTGGAAAAGAGAAGAATGGGGACATGAACAGTTTTCTGTCATGTTCACAGCACCCTAGTTTTGTGGTCCGTGTTGACTATTATTACTATGGAATCCAGTATGTACACAAACTAGATGATGTTAAACGGTCATTGACACCCTTTGGGTTCATTTACTTTCTTAGTACAAAGCAAAGATCctacagggaagctacaccggGTGCTTCAGTTACGcatctggtgtagcttcctTGTTATAGCGGGTTACTTTAGAATCTTTGGTACAACGTGTTTATTCTGCATTCCATCAGAGGAGTATTCTAGAACTGCAGGAATAGAATGCTTGAAAAAAGGATGTTCATTCAAAACAAACATGAGTTTATTTCAAAACAATCTACCACTCTTACCATTAGATACCCCAGAGAGCTCAGACTCTGGGCTGGCTGTGGCTCAGGACCCTGCCCCCCAAGAGCCTTCAACAGCCCCTGTGGAGGAATCCCAGAGCCAAGTGTTGTCCAACCTACGGCTGGAGAACCAGCTGCTGCGCAGCGAGGTGGCCTCCCTCAACCAAGAGATGGCATCGGTCATCCAGAGGGCCAAAGACACTCAGGAGGGTAAATACAATCATAGTGCTATTCAACACTTCTCTGCCATTTGAAATAGTCATATCATATGAAATGGTCATCACATGTTTATCACATGTTGTCTTTTATCTCTGTTGTTGCCCATAGAGCTGAATCTAGCTCGAGCACGCACAGAGAAATGGAACTCAGACCAGTCCAGGACCGATCGTGCCATCCGTGAGTTAAGGTCACAGGTTGATGACCTCACAGAGGCTCTCTCGGCCAAGGATGGGCAGCTGGCTGTTTTGAAGGTGCGGCTGGATGAGGCAGACCAGCTCCTTAAGGTCCGCAACTCCGCTTTAGAAGAAGCCCAGAATGAGAACTCCAGGTTTGTGTCCAGATATAGAATCAGATATGATATTGACCAAGTGTCCCAGGCCCCACATGCCATTTCACATCAGTTTGCAACAATAGCCCATAGTAGTGATTAAAGATCATTGACATTAAATGCCTAGTTTATTATGGCAATTTCATATATCCAGAATTGTCCTTGGCAACATTTACAAAGTGGGATAAATTGTGTAAAGTGTTCATGTGAAGCATGGATTTGTTAGCTGTGGAGAACCCACTGTCCATTTTTTGAGTTGACGTCATTTTTAGCTGATTAAATGGGTTGCTTTTGATTATATATTCAGGATCCTACAGGACCATTCAGAAGGCAACAACATGAACTCTCAGGCAATTCATACCCTCCAGGACAGAGTGCGGGAAGCTGAGGCAGCAGTCAAGAGGGAACAGGACAGCTACCGCCAGATGCAGGTGAGCTTAAACAAACgtgtctctcctgtcctcctgaATCATCTATGTCCTGGCGTTTGACTTGAATGTTTGTGATTTCTACAGAG
It encodes:
- the golga5 gene encoding golgin subfamily A member 5, translating into MSWFADLAGKAEELLNKVDQGAATALTKHQSRKSSFPSSYNEAEAFQYSNAGFSTVESDTPHQYQSSSQDKGHDFISAAADNIKKSKATLLAGTANVSTVTPLGSACASSTKATSGFVRPKKTEDVDDDLLFMFLNSSDPPQGERRDVRRELPRVAGPAEEVEPATAAPLAVPSAPSTPPSTRGLSRTSSISSLSASVHSVKTEDGSVKDHNQDTPESSDSGLAVAQDPAPQEPSTAPVEESQSQVLSNLRLENQLLRSEVASLNQEMASVIQRAKDTQEELNLARARTEKWNSDQSRTDRAIRELRSQVDDLTEALSAKDGQLAVLKVRLDEADQLLKVRNSALEEAQNENSRILQDHSEGNNMNSQAIHTLQDRVREAEAAVKREQDSYRQMQSEFAARLSRAENEKQGLAEALTGMERRLAEERHRAEEQQQQAKSARTAAENAKQELQDYKHKASRILQSKEKLISSLKEGSGLDSLDGGSAGSLALELEDLRHEKDLQREEMQKLQGQVHTLRAEIQDLETAALTEAETWREQQQELQDQQAQQSRARQEQEAEVERYKQEIQYMEEEHHRAKSTLQSRIKDREEEIQKLRNQLTNKALSSSSQTELESRLHQLTETLIQKQTMLEALGTEKSSLVFQLERLEQQLKSVQGGQSGGSAINMSGLEGPGTRQRNTPVLFTDHDNSGAGVYGKVRNAASTIDRFSIRLGIFLRRYPMARVFVILYMALLHLWVMVVLLTYTPEMHHGHPDGR